In Bosea sp. PAMC 26642, the DNA window GGCGAGATCAAGCGCCTCGTAGTCGTCGCCAGCATGGGCTGACGGACATGGATTTGCCCCGCCCGGCCTGAAAAGGTGGCGCGGAGGGCACGACAGCGCTCAGGTCAACTCCCTCGGCCCTGCCGGCGTCTCGATCTGCGCGCGATAGCGCAATTCGGCGCCCTGCACGATCACGGGCGGACGATCGATGGTCAGTTCGCGGTAAAGGTTCGCCACGGAGACCGGGTCGGGATGTTCGAGAACGAGGTGTCCCAGTCGTGCGCCGAGATCGGCGATCGTGGCCATCGAACGCGGCTTGCCGCGCCTGTCGATGAGGGAGGGCGCCGCGCCGCCCAGAGGCAGCGAGCCATCTTCGGGGATGGCGAAGTCGAAGGTCGGGTTGACGAACGGCAGCGCGACCTTCCGGCCGAAGAGGGAACGGCGGCCTATGAGGATCGCGTCGATGCCGTCGGTTCGCGCGACCCAGCCGCGCAGGCGCTGCCCCTTGTCCCAGGCCGTCCGGACGGATGTCCGGTCGTCCAAACCGAACCAGCGCGGGCGGGCCGGCGCATCGGCTTCGGGGTCGAGAGCGACGATTTCCAGATAGACGGCATCCCCGAGCTGAAGCAGGTGGTTGTACGTGCCCATATAGTCATGGCGCTGACCAAAGGGGACGTCGAGGTCGAGGCAGGCCCTGACATGGGCGACGCCCTCCGTCAGGTTCGGAGCGATGACGGTGATGTGGTCGAGTTGCAGCATGGCGAGGTGCTTCTGGTCGCGCGCCTATTGACGCAGGACGTCAATATTCCGCGTAGATCTCGATGATGTTGTCCTCCGGGTCGCGGAAGAACAACGTGCGGTGACGCCAGTTGGGCAGGTCTGTCGGCGGCCTCAGAAGAGGCACGCCCTTGGCGACCAGTTCGGCATGGCAGGCGTCGACGGCCGGTGGCGGCACGCGAAAGGCGAGCTGGACGGATGCAGACCCCGGCATCGACGCGCCATCGTCGCAAACGCTCCACACGCCGCGCGGGCGCAGCGACAGCAGAGCCGCGCCGACGCGAAAGCTGACCCAGTTCTCAAGGTCGGTCTCGATCGTGAACTGCATGACATCGCGATAGAACGCGCGTGTTTCCGCCATCTTGCTGCACAGGATGACGGTGTGGTCGAGATTGCTGATTCCGCCCAGATTCACTGCAATATCCGATCCGCAGGTCTATGCCCCACTAAACCCCGAACTCCGCGCGCCACGCCGCCAGATCCTCCAGCGCGACGTTCGAGCCGCAGAGCACCAGTCCGACCCGCTCGCCCGGCTGGAACATGTCCTTGTTCGCGATCGCCGCGGCCACCACGCAGGCCGCCGCCGGCTCCAGCAGCACGCGCCCGTTCTGCAGCACCCAGACGATCTCGCGCACGGCGTCCGCATCGGGCACCACGATGATGTCCTCGAGGAACTGCTGCGCCGCCGCCATGGTGCGCTCGGTGGCGAAGGGGGCGCCCAATGTGCGGGCGATCGAGGTCGGCCGGATCGGGACAGGCTGCCCGGCTTCGAGCGCCTGCGTCATCGTCGTGGCGCCCGCCGTCTCGACGCCGTGGATACGCACGGCCGGATCGAGGCCCTTCAGGGCGGCGCCGACACCGGCGCAGAAGCCGCCTCCGCCGATCGAAATGAAGACATGGTCGAGCCGGCCGCCGGCATCGCTGGAGAGTTCGAGGCCAAGTGTGCCGTGCCCGGCGATGATCGCCGGGTCGTCATAGGAATGGACGTTGGTCATGCCTTTGGCGGCGTAGTCCTCAGCCCTGGCGAAGGCCTCGATCGCGTCCTCGCAAAGCTCGACCTCGCCGCCGGCGCTCTTGGTCAGTTCGATATTGAACGGCGCGACGTCCTTCGGCATCAGCACCAGCGCGCGCGTGCCCATCGCCTTGGCGACGACCGAGATGGCGATGGCATGGTTTCCGCCCGAGACCGTGACGACGCCGCGCGCCAGTTCGGCCTCGCTCATCCCCATCAGCTTGTTGAAGCAGCCGCGCACCTTGAACGAGCCGGCGAGCTGCAGCGCCTCAACCTTGACCACGGTCTCGACGCCGAGCCGCGCCGAGAGGCCGGCGCTGTGCCAGGTCGGCGTGCGCCTGACCTTGCCGGCAATGCGCGTCGCGGCAGCCTGGATGTCTGCGAGAGTGACGTCGAATTGCATGGCACGGGCCTCGTCTGGAAACTCTGCCCTTATAGGCATGTGGCTGCGATAGGCGAGCGCGACCTGCGCAAGCCCGGTGAAGCGCTACCTGCGATCATGACTATGTTTTGAGCGAGACGTCGCCGATCCCCTCCCCCCGCTTGCGGTGGGGAGGGTAGGGTGGGGGCCGGACGACCGGGTTCGACATGACGGCAGTTGGCTCGCCCGGTCGTCCTGCCCCTCATCCCGGCCTTCCCCACCGCAAGCGGGGGGAAGGAGAAACAAGCGTCGCGCTCCAGCTTGCAGGCGATCGCATTGTCCCTTCGGATCGCCCGCATTGACCCCGCGCGTTATCGGCCTAGCCTGCGGCACGAAACCTGCCTGCCCCCCGGGCTTTGGAGATCGACGACGTGAAGCTGACGCCCAAGGAGATGCTCGCCCGACTGGTTTCGTTCAATACGGAATCGCAGCGCAGCAATCTCGACCTGATCCATTTCTGCCGCGACTACCTCGCAAGCCACGGCGTCGAGAGTACGCTGGTGCCAAGCGAGGACGGACAGAAAGCCAACCTCTTTGCGACCATCGGCCCCAAGGTCGATGGCGGCGTCGTGCTCTCGGGCCATACCGATGTGGTGCCGGTCGCGGGGCAGGACTGGACCTCGGATCCCTGGACGCTGACCGAGCGCGACGGCAAGCTCTATGGCCGCGGCGCCTGCGACATGAAGGGCTTCGACGCGATCGCACTCGCGCTGGTGCCCGAGATGCTGGCGGCACCGCTCAAGCGCCCGGTCCATATCGCCTTGTCCTATGACGAGGAGGTCGGCTGCCTGGGCGCCCGCATCCTCGCCAAGGCGATGACGGCGGCGGGGCTGAAGCCTTCGGCCGTGATCGTCGGCGAGCCCTCGATGATGCAGGTCGTCACCGGCCACAAGGGCGGCACGCGCCTGCGCACCACCGTGCGCGGCCACGCCGTCCATTCCAGCCGCGTCGATATCGGCGTGCCGGCCGTGATGATCGCAGGGAAGCTGATCGCCTGGCACGACGAGGTGATGGCGGAGAACAAGCTCCGCACGCAAAACGACAACCCCTTCGAGCCGCCCTACACGACCTTGCATGTCGGCGTCGTCCAGGGCGGCACGGCGGTCAACATCACCGCCGAGCACTGCATGTTCAGCCATGAGGTCCGCGTCATCCCCGGCGACCAGGACGGCGATTTCGTCGGCCGCTACAAGGCGAAGGTCGCCGAGTTGGAGGCGCAGATGAAGGCGATCGCGCCGGCATCGGGCATCGATGTCGAAATCACCTCCTTCACGCCGCCGCTGGGCCCGGAGGTCGACGGCGAGGCGGAGGCGCTGTCGCGGCGGCTGACCGGCGACAATGGCAGCCATGTCGTCGCTTATGGCACCGAGGGCGGACTCTTCCAGGGCGAAGGCTGGTCCACCGTGGTCTGCGGACCGGGCGACATCGCCCAGGCGCACCAGCCCGACGAGTTCATCACCGTGGCGCAGCTGGATGCCGGCGCGACCTTCGTGCGCGGCGTGATCGCCGAATTGTCGCGCTGAGCGAAGGCGCTTCTCCTGTTAGCGTCAACTGCCGCTCCTTTGGGCATCATGCGACTTTCGTCATGCGTTTTGCGCGCATGAGACCCGTGACTCGCGCGCGCTCGTTGCCTAACATCTGCGTTTCTCGGGCCCGATCGCGGGCCGCCCTTGGAGGCATGATCTCATGAAACCGCGTTTAATCGCTCTGGCGGCCGCTCTGATCGGCGCCTCCGTTGTCGCAATCGCCGCAGCCGAGGCGCGCCCGCTGAAATGGGCCGCCGCGGGCGACGCCCTGACGATCGATCCCCACAGCCAGAACGAAGGGCCGACGACCTCGCTCAACCAGCAGATGTACGAAAGCCTGACCGAGCGCGACCATACCGGCAAGCTGGAGCCGCTGCTCGCCACCTCCTGGCGCGTCCTGCCCGACGATCCGACGACCTGGGAATTCAAGCTGCAGCCCGGCATCAAGTTCCATGACGGTTCGCCATTCACGGCTGAAGACGTGGTGTTCTCCTATGAGCGCGCCATGCAGCCGACCTCGGACTTCAAGGGCTACCTGACCTCGGTCGAGAAGGTCTCCAAGACCGACGACATGACCGTGCTGATCAAGACCAAGGGCCCCAACCCGCTGCTGGTCAACAACACCTCCTCGATCCGGATCATGAGCAAGGCCTGGGCGGAGAAGAACAACGCCACCAAGGCCCAGGACTTCAAGAACAAGGAAGAGAATTTCGCCGTCCGCAACGCCAACGGCACCGGCCCCTTCATACTGGTCTCGCGCGAGGCCGACGTGAAGACGGTGATGAAGCGCAATGATGGCTACTGGAACAAGGCCAAGGTGCCGCTCGAGATCACCGAGCTGACGCTCGTGCCGATCAAGCAGGACGCCACCCGCGTCGCGGCGCTGCTCTCGGGCGAGGTCGATTTCGTCCAGGACGTGCCGGTGCAGGACATCGCAAGGCTCAAGAGCCAGCCCAAGATCCGCGTCACCTCCGGCGCCGAGAACCGCACCATCTTCTTCGGCATGGATGTGGCGTCCGCCGACCTCAAGGGCGACGACGTCCAGGGCAAGAACCCCTTCGCCGACAAGAAGGTGCGCCAGGCGCTCAACATGGCGATCAACCGCCCGGCGATCCAGCGCGTCGTGATGCGCGGCGAGTCGGTGCCGACCGGCATCATCATGCCGCCCTTCGTCAACGGCTGGACCAAGGAACTCGATGCGGCACCCCCGACCGACGTCGCCAAGGCCAAGGCGCTGCTGGCTGAAGCGGGCTACCCGAACGGCTTCTCGACCACCCTGCACTGCCCCAACGACCGCTATGTCAATGACGAGGGCATCTGCCAGGCGGCGGTCGGCATGTTCGGCCAGATCGGCGTCAAGGTGAACCTGGTCTCGCAGTCGAAGTCGATCCACTTCAACCTGATCCAGAAGAACCCGCCGGAGACCGAGTTCTACCTCGTCGGCTGGGGCGTGCCGACCTATGACAGCGACTACATCTTCTCGTACATGTACCACAGCCGCACCGGTTCGCAGGGCTCGTGGAACGCGACCGGCTTCAAGGACGCCGAGGTCGATACCCAGATCGAGTCGCTCTCGAAGGAGGTCGATATCCCCAGGCGCAACGCGACCATCACCAAGCTCTGGGCCAAGCTGAAGGACGAGACGATCTACCTGCCGATCCACCACCAGTCGCTCAGCTACGGGATGAATGCGACGCTCGACATCCCGGTCGACGTCGCTAACAACCCGAAGCTGAAGATGGTGAGCTTCAAGGGCTCGTAGTCCCCTTGTCGTCCAGACGCGTGAACCACCGCCGTCATCCCGGACAAGCCGCGAAAGCGGCGCTGATCCGGGTTTCATGCCTGAACCGTTCCGGCATGGATCCCGGATCTCCGCTTCGCTGCGTCCGGGATGATGGCGGAGGGTGTGACTGGGGCAACATGGTCCTCGGAGAGTAACCCCGCGATGCTCGCCTATATCCTGCGCTCGCTGATGCAGGGGCTGGTGGTGATGCTCGCCGTCGCCTTCATCGCCTTCTCGATGTTCCGCTTCGTCGGCGACCCTGTCGTCAACATGATGGGGCAGGAGGCGACCTTGCAGGATCGCGCGGAATTGACGGAGCGGCTCGGCCTCAACGACCCCGTGCCGCTGCAGTTCGCCCGCTTCGTCTGGGATGCGGCGCGCGGCGATTTCGGCATCTCCTACCGCCAGGGCCGAAAAGTCTCCTCGCTGATCCTCGAGCGCCTGCCCGCCACTGTCGAGCTCGCCGTGCTCTCGGCCATCTTCGCCTTCGTCGCCGGCATCGCGCTCGGCGTCTATGCCGCGATCAGGCGCGACGGCTGGATCGCCAACCTTGTGATGTCGCTCTCGCTGATCGGCGTCAGCCTGCCGACCTTCCTGATCGGCATCGGCCTGATCTACATCTTCGCCGTCGAACTGCGCTGGCTCCCTTCCTTCGGGCGCGGCGACACCGTCAAGATCGGCTGGTGGACCACGGGGCTGCTCACCATCAGCGGCCTGAAATCGCTGGTCATGCCGGTGCTGACCCTCGGCTTCCTCCAGCTCACTTTGATCATGCGCCTCGTCCGCTCCGAGATGCTGGAGGTCATGCGGGCCGACTTCATCCGCTTCGCAAGGGCGCGCGGGATTCCCGAGCGCCGCATCGAATTCCGCCATGCGCTGCGTAACACCATGATCCCGGTCATCACCATCGCCGGCCTGCAGCTCGGCGGCGTCATCGCCTTCGCCATCGTCACCGAGACGGTGTTTCAGTGGCCGGGGCTGGGCGCGCTCTTCGTCACCGCCGTGCAGTTCGTCGATGTGCCGGTGATGTCGGCCTATCTGCTTTTCGTCGCCTTCGTCTTCGTGCTGACCTCGCTGATCGTCGACCTCGTCTATGTCGCGCTCGATCCGCGCCTGCGCACCGGCAATCCGGCCATGGCGAAGTGAGGTCGAGATGAGCAGAACCACCCCCCTTGTCATTCCGGGGCGGCCCGAAGGGCCGAACCCGGAACCCACGACCGGGCGAACCAGATTTGGTCGACGTTCGCGTCTCAATCTCCACGACAGGTCTCGCCCGGTCGTGGGTTCCGGGTTCTTCGCTACGCGAAGCCCTGGAATGACAGGGGATGCGCCATGACGACACGTCCCATCCCCAAACCTCCCGGCCGCCTCGCGCGACTCTGGGATTCCGACCTCGCCTTTTCCTTCCGCTCCTCGCCGGTCACGGTCGCAGCTACCGTGCTGGCGCTGCTGCTCGTGCTGGCGGCGGTCGCAGCCCCCCTGATCGCGCCCTACGACCCGTTCGACCCGGCCTCGCTCGACCTCTCCGACGGCTTCTCCCGGCCGATGGAGCCCAACGAGATCACCGGAAAAGTCTTCTGGCTCGGCTCCGACGCCCAGGGCCGCGACATCTTCTCGGCCATCCTCTACGGCTCGCGCATATCGCTGCTGGTTGGCGCCGCCTCAGTCCTGTTCTCGCTCGTTATCGGCGTGGGCCTGGGCCTCGTCGCCGGCTATGTCGGCGGTCGCACCGAGGCGCTGATCATGCGCACCGCCGACATCCAGCTCTCCTTCCCGGCGATTTTGGTGGCGCTGCTCGTCTTCGGCGTGGCGCGCGGGCTGATCCCGCCGGCACTGCAGGAACGCGCGACGCTCTTCGTGCTCGTCGCCGCCATCGGCCTGTCGAACTGGGCCCAATTTGCCCGCACCGTGCGCGGCTCGACGCTGGTGGAGAAAAACAAGGTCTATGTCGATGCCGCCCGGCTAATCGGGCTGAAGGCCTGGCCGGTGATGCTGAAGCACGTCCTGCCCAATGTCACAGGCCCCGTGCTGGTCATCGCCACGATCAACCTCGCGCTCGCGGTCATCGAGGAGGCGACCCTGTCCTTTCTCGGTGTCGGCATGCCTCCGACTCAGCCTTCGCTCGGCACCCTGATCCGCTTCGGCCAGCAATATCTCTTCTCCGGGGAGTGGTGGATCCTGCTCTTTCCCTCGCTCGTGCTCGTGCTGCTCGCCTTGTCGATCAACCTGTTCGGCGACTGGCTGCGCGATGCGCTCAACCCGAAATTGAGGTGAGCGTGATGCAGCCTCAGGAAACCGTGCCGGTGCTCTCCGTGCGCGACCTCACCGTCGAGTTCATCACCCGCCGCGCCACGCTTCGCGCGCTCGACGCGATCTCCTTCGATGTCGCGCGTGGCGAAGTGCTCGGCGTCGTCGGCGAATCGGGCGCCGGCAAATCCGTCACCGGCTCGGCCATCATCGGTCTGATCGATCCGCCCGGCCGCATCACGGGCGGGCAGGTGCTGCTCTCGGGCGAACGCGTCGACGACTTAGCCGCCGATGCCATGCGCAAGGTCCGGGGCAAGCGCATCGGCATGATCTTTCAGGATCCGCTGACAAGCCTGAACCCGC includes these proteins:
- a CDS encoding VOC family protein, which encodes MLQLDHITVIAPNLTEGVAHVRACLDLDVPFGQRHDYMGTYNHLLQLGDAVYLEIVALDPEADAPARPRWFGLDDRTSVRTAWDKGQRLRGWVARTDGIDAILIGRRSLFGRKVALPFVNPTFDFAIPEDGSLPLGGAAPSLIDRRGKPRSMATIADLGARLGHLVLEHPDPVSVANLYRELTIDRPPVIVQGAELRYRAQIETPAGPRELT
- a CDS encoding VOC family protein, which gives rise to MNLGGISNLDHTVILCSKMAETRAFYRDVMQFTIETDLENWVSFRVGAALLSLRPRGVWSVCDDGASMPGSASVQLAFRVPPPAVDACHAELVAKGVPLLRPPTDLPNWRHRTLFFRDPEDNIIEIYAEY
- a CDS encoding threonine ammonia-lyase, whose translation is MQFDVTLADIQAAATRIAGKVRRTPTWHSAGLSARLGVETVVKVEALQLAGSFKVRGCFNKLMGMSEAELARGVVTVSGGNHAIAISVVAKAMGTRALVLMPKDVAPFNIELTKSAGGEVELCEDAIEAFARAEDYAAKGMTNVHSYDDPAIIAGHGTLGLELSSDAGGRLDHVFISIGGGGFCAGVGAALKGLDPAVRIHGVETAGATTMTQALEAGQPVPIRPTSIARTLGAPFATERTMAAAQQFLEDIIVVPDADAVREIVWVLQNGRVLLEPAAACVVAAAIANKDMFQPGERVGLVLCGSNVALEDLAAWRAEFGV
- the argE gene encoding acetylornithine deacetylase gives rise to the protein MKLTPKEMLARLVSFNTESQRSNLDLIHFCRDYLASHGVESTLVPSEDGQKANLFATIGPKVDGGVVLSGHTDVVPVAGQDWTSDPWTLTERDGKLYGRGACDMKGFDAIALALVPEMLAAPLKRPVHIALSYDEEVGCLGARILAKAMTAAGLKPSAVIVGEPSMMQVVTGHKGGTRLRTTVRGHAVHSSRVDIGVPAVMIAGKLIAWHDEVMAENKLRTQNDNPFEPPYTTLHVGVVQGGTAVNITAEHCMFSHEVRVIPGDQDGDFVGRYKAKVAELEAQMKAIAPASGIDVEITSFTPPLGPEVDGEAEALSRRLTGDNGSHVVAYGTEGGLFQGEGWSTVVCGPGDIAQAHQPDEFITVAQLDAGATFVRGVIAELSR
- a CDS encoding ABC transporter substrate-binding protein, with amino-acid sequence MKPRLIALAAALIGASVVAIAAAEARPLKWAAAGDALTIDPHSQNEGPTTSLNQQMYESLTERDHTGKLEPLLATSWRVLPDDPTTWEFKLQPGIKFHDGSPFTAEDVVFSYERAMQPTSDFKGYLTSVEKVSKTDDMTVLIKTKGPNPLLVNNTSSIRIMSKAWAEKNNATKAQDFKNKEENFAVRNANGTGPFILVSREADVKTVMKRNDGYWNKAKVPLEITELTLVPIKQDATRVAALLSGEVDFVQDVPVQDIARLKSQPKIRVTSGAENRTIFFGMDVASADLKGDDVQGKNPFADKKVRQALNMAINRPAIQRVVMRGESVPTGIIMPPFVNGWTKELDAAPPTDVAKAKALLAEAGYPNGFSTTLHCPNDRYVNDEGICQAAVGMFGQIGVKVNLVSQSKSIHFNLIQKNPPETEFYLVGWGVPTYDSDYIFSYMYHSRTGSQGSWNATGFKDAEVDTQIESLSKEVDIPRRNATITKLWAKLKDETIYLPIHHQSLSYGMNATLDIPVDVANNPKLKMVSFKGS
- a CDS encoding ABC transporter permease; translation: MLAYILRSLMQGLVVMLAVAFIAFSMFRFVGDPVVNMMGQEATLQDRAELTERLGLNDPVPLQFARFVWDAARGDFGISYRQGRKVSSLILERLPATVELAVLSAIFAFVAGIALGVYAAIRRDGWIANLVMSLSLIGVSLPTFLIGIGLIYIFAVELRWLPSFGRGDTVKIGWWTTGLLTISGLKSLVMPVLTLGFLQLTLIMRLVRSEMLEVMRADFIRFARARGIPERRIEFRHALRNTMIPVITIAGLQLGGVIAFAIVTETVFQWPGLGALFVTAVQFVDVPVMSAYLLFVAFVFVLTSLIVDLVYVALDPRLRTGNPAMAK
- a CDS encoding ABC transporter permease; its protein translation is MTTRPIPKPPGRLARLWDSDLAFSFRSSPVTVAATVLALLLVLAAVAAPLIAPYDPFDPASLDLSDGFSRPMEPNEITGKVFWLGSDAQGRDIFSAILYGSRISLLVGAASVLFSLVIGVGLGLVAGYVGGRTEALIMRTADIQLSFPAILVALLVFGVARGLIPPALQERATLFVLVAAIGLSNWAQFARTVRGSTLVEKNKVYVDAARLIGLKAWPVMLKHVLPNVTGPVLVIATINLALAVIEEATLSFLGVGMPPTQPSLGTLIRFGQQYLFSGEWWILLFPSLVLVLLALSINLFGDWLRDALNPKLR